From the genome of Proteus vulgaris, one region includes:
- a CDS encoding universal stress protein, producing MYKKILVPIDILEDELSQELIAHIEQIAKVGKPEIHFLTVIPNAELFFGIEFAAIPEKFKDSSERTRLAFVALQEMIKDAKIPDEQIICNVGVGNAKDEILEYARHIDADLIAIASHRPNVSSYLLGSTASSIVRHAKMSVLVIR from the coding sequence ATGTATAAGAAAATCCTAGTTCCTATTGATATTTTAGAAGATGAACTTTCTCAGGAACTGATCGCTCACATTGAACAAATTGCAAAGGTGGGTAAACCTGAGATCCACTTCCTCACCGTTATCCCTAACGCCGAACTTTTCTTTGGTATTGAATTTGCGGCTATTCCTGAAAAATTCAAAGATTCATCAGAACGCACTCGTCTTGCTTTTGTCGCACTACAAGAAATGATCAAAGATGCGAAAATTCCTGATGAGCAAATTATATGTAATGTGGGTGTTGGTAATGCAAAAGATGAAATTTTAGAATATGCCCGCCACATTGACGCTGATTTAATTGCGATTGCTTCGCATCGACCTAATGTTTCATCCTACTTATTAGGTTCAACAGCATCATCTATTGTACGTCATGCAAAAATGTCAGTTTTAGTTATCCGTTAA
- a CDS encoding UDP-glucose--hexose-1-phosphate uridylyltransferase: MSKLIFDPVEHPHRRYNPLTDQWILVSPHRAKRPWNGKDEKPQIATLPSYDPHCYLCPNNIRVSGDQNPDYTGTYVFNNDHSALLQDEYDVDPSSNPLFQTQAVRGISRVICFSPDHGKTIPELPLSSLRKIVDTWDNQIEELSKEYLWVQVFENKGETMGCSQPHPHGQIWASDFLPNELAKKNTHLKTYFEKYGRNLLIDYVDAECKDASRTVVETEHWLAIVPYWAAWPYETMLLPKTHIRRMNELNSAQRDDLAIAMKKLTSRYDNLFHCSFPYSMGWHFAPSFKDSRNTDHWQLHALYYPPLLRSATVRKYMVGYEMLAESQRDLTPEQAANNLRQLSDIHYKEQR; the protein is encoded by the coding sequence ATGTCAAAACTGATTTTTGATCCTGTTGAACATCCTCATCGTCGCTATAATCCACTCACTGATCAGTGGATTTTGGTTTCACCTCATAGAGCGAAACGACCTTGGAATGGTAAAGATGAAAAACCTCAGATTGCGACCCTTCCCTCTTATGATCCGCATTGTTATTTGTGCCCAAATAATATACGTGTTTCTGGTGATCAAAATCCAGATTATACCGGAACGTATGTCTTTAATAACGATCACTCCGCGTTATTACAAGATGAATATGATGTTGATCCTTCATCAAATCCTTTATTTCAAACACAAGCAGTAAGAGGAATTAGTCGCGTTATCTGTTTTTCGCCTGATCATGGAAAAACAATACCTGAATTGCCTTTAAGTAGCTTACGTAAAATTGTCGATACTTGGGATAACCAAATAGAAGAGCTCAGTAAAGAATACCTTTGGGTTCAAGTGTTCGAGAATAAAGGTGAAACAATGGGATGTTCCCAACCGCATCCTCATGGGCAAATTTGGGCGAGTGATTTCTTACCTAATGAACTAGCGAAAAAAAATACACATTTGAAAACGTATTTTGAAAAATACGGGCGTAATTTATTAATTGATTATGTTGATGCTGAATGTAAAGACGCAAGCCGAACCGTTGTTGAAACTGAGCATTGGCTGGCAATAGTGCCTTATTGGGCAGCTTGGCCTTATGAAACAATGTTATTACCTAAAACGCATATTCGTCGAATGAATGAGTTAAATAGCGCTCAACGCGATGATCTGGCTATTGCAATGAAAAAACTAACCAGCCGTTATGACAATTTATTTCATTGCTCTTTCCCTTATTCAATGGGGTGGCATTTTGCGCCATCTTTTAAAGACAGCAGAAATACCGATCATTGGCAATTACATGCACTTTATTACCCGCCATTATTACGTTCAGCCACTGTGCGTAAATATATGGTGGGATATGAAATGCTGGCGGAATCGCAAAGAGACCTAACACCAGAACAAGCGGCAAATAATTTACGTCAATTAAGTGACATTCATTATAAAGAGCAACGTTAA
- a CDS encoding DUF465 domain-containing protein gives MFSDQQALVSQLRNSDPLFQALYDKHHRLNQEIAKLEGPNGAGYNDEVVKLKKEKLHLKDEMQKILQRSEK, from the coding sequence ATGTTCTCAGATCAACAAGCCCTTGTTTCTCAATTAAGAAACAGTGATCCTCTCTTTCAGGCTCTCTACGATAAACATCATCGACTCAATCAAGAAATTGCAAAATTAGAAGGCCCTAATGGAGCAGGCTATAATGATGAAGTGGTCAAACTAAAAAAAGAAAAACTTCATCTCAAAGATGAAATGCAAAAAATACTTCAGAGAAGTGAAAAATAA
- a CDS encoding cation diffusion facilitator family transporter, which translates to MTHNHIDDIELDRASNTQSEKFKAAKKSTLVSIFVNIFLSIWQITVGFFSHSQGLIADGIHSLSDLIADFVVLIANKGSQKQPDADHPYGHLRYENAASLILGTILLIVGLGMVVSAIHKVLDPSTIPEVHRVALYVALLALAAKEGLFRYMLGVAKKVDSNMLVANAWHARSDAASSLVVAIGILGSLAGFKFFDPLAALIVGLFVGRMGWRFTYQALQDLMDRGADEETLEEIKQKLITTPGVQGVHDLKTRRSGDYLLVDVHLEIKGDLTVSESHEIVVSARNNVLQNKQILSVMAHVDPA; encoded by the coding sequence ATGACACATAATCACATTGATGATATTGAGTTGGATCGGGCTAGTAATACGCAGTCTGAAAAGTTTAAAGCAGCTAAAAAAAGCACGTTAGTGAGTATTTTTGTTAATATTTTTTTATCCATTTGGCAAATTACCGTAGGTTTTTTCTCACACTCTCAAGGCTTAATTGCAGATGGTATTCACTCACTTTCTGATCTTATTGCTGATTTTGTTGTTTTAATTGCTAATAAAGGCAGTCAAAAACAACCTGATGCAGATCACCCTTATGGTCATCTGCGTTATGAAAACGCAGCTTCACTTATCCTTGGAACTATTTTATTAATTGTCGGCTTAGGCATGGTGGTTTCTGCAATCCATAAAGTTTTAGATCCCTCAACTATTCCTGAAGTCCATCGCGTTGCATTGTATGTTGCTTTATTAGCGTTAGCGGCCAAAGAAGGGCTTTTTCGTTACATGCTTGGTGTCGCTAAAAAAGTAGATTCTAATATGCTGGTCGCGAATGCATGGCATGCGCGCTCAGATGCCGCCTCTTCATTAGTTGTTGCTATTGGTATTCTTGGTAGTCTTGCTGGATTTAAGTTCTTCGATCCGCTTGCAGCATTAATTGTAGGTTTATTTGTTGGCCGTATGGGATGGCGTTTTACTTATCAAGCCTTGCAAGATTTAATGGATAGAGGGGCAGATGAAGAAACCTTGGAAGAAATTAAACAGAAGCTGATTACAACCCCAGGTGTGCAAGGTGTGCATGATTTAAAAACCCGCCGTTCAGGTGATTATTTATTGGTAGATGTACATCTTGAAATAAAAGGGGATCTTACTGTTAGCGAAAGCCATGAGATTGTCGTTAGTGCTCGCAATAATGTTTTGCAAAATAAGCAGATATTAAGTGTGATGGCTCACGTAGATCCCGCTTAA
- the eco gene encoding serine protease inhibitor ecotin, whose product MNKVILSLVAAMSLSACAQATDSLDKVAPYPKAQENQVRHVIELEQKDNEGNYQVELIVGKELKVDCNHQWFGAELDEKNLEGWGYSYYVVSDLNGPMSTMMGCADNTKKDAFVQANMGSDAFIRYNSKLPIVIYAPKDVDVKYRIWSAADTVQDSVKK is encoded by the coding sequence ATGAACAAAGTAATATTATCTTTAGTAGCAGCTATGTCTTTATCTGCGTGTGCACAAGCTACCGACAGTTTAGATAAAGTTGCGCCTTATCCTAAAGCTCAAGAAAATCAAGTTCGTCATGTTATCGAGTTAGAACAAAAAGATAATGAAGGTAATTACCAAGTTGAGCTAATCGTTGGTAAAGAGCTAAAAGTAGATTGTAATCATCAGTGGTTTGGTGCTGAACTAGATGAAAAGAATTTAGAAGGTTGGGGCTATAGCTATTATGTTGTTAGTGATTTAAATGGCCCAATGTCTACTATGATGGGTTGTGCGGATAACACGAAGAAAGATGCTTTTGTTCAGGCCAATATGGGCTCTGATGCCTTCATTCGTTATAACAGCAAATTACCTATTGTTATTTATGCACCAAAAGACGTTGATGTGAAATACCGTATTTGGTCTGCTGCTGATACTGTCCAAGATTCAGTTAAAAAATAA
- the ghrB gene encoding glyoxylate/hydroxypyruvate reductase GhrB, whose amino-acid sequence MKPIVLLYQNLPETLYKKLSNFADIKQFNTLSLDSNDFRSALANASGLLGAGGNIDKNFIDHAPHLKAVSTVSVGYDNVDVNALTKRNIKLMHTPTVLTDTVADTMMALVLAVSRRIPELADNVKQGLWVKGITPDWYGTDVHHKTMGILGMGRIGKALAQRAHFGFNMNILYHSRTEYTDANDRFDAKYCDLDTLLQQSDFVCITLPLTPETHHLISQNQFSMMKPDAYLINAGRGAVVDEKALINALEQKEIAGAGLDVFETEPLSLSSPLLSMKNVVAVPHIGSATKETRYAMAECAVDNLIAALSDNVKENCVNF is encoded by the coding sequence ATGAAACCGATTGTCTTGCTCTACCAAAACCTGCCCGAAACACTGTACAAAAAACTGTCTAACTTTGCTGATATCAAACAATTTAATACGCTCTCTTTAGACTCGAATGATTTTCGTTCAGCACTTGCCAATGCTTCTGGATTACTAGGCGCTGGTGGCAATATTGATAAAAATTTTATAGACCACGCCCCTCATTTAAAAGCGGTTTCAACCGTTTCGGTTGGCTATGATAATGTTGATGTTAACGCACTAACTAAACGCAATATAAAGCTAATGCACACGCCAACCGTACTAACAGACACCGTTGCTGACACTATGATGGCATTAGTGCTTGCTGTATCAAGACGTATCCCAGAGCTCGCAGATAATGTTAAACAAGGCTTATGGGTCAAAGGTATCACACCAGATTGGTACGGTACTGATGTTCATCATAAAACCATGGGTATTCTTGGTATGGGCCGAATAGGCAAAGCATTGGCACAACGCGCCCACTTTGGTTTTAATATGAATATTCTTTATCACTCAAGGACAGAGTATACTGATGCAAATGACCGTTTTGATGCTAAGTATTGTGATTTAGATACGCTACTACAGCAATCTGATTTTGTGTGTATCACCTTACCATTAACACCAGAAACACATCATTTAATAAGCCAAAATCAGTTTTCGATGATGAAGCCCGACGCTTATTTAATTAATGCAGGTAGAGGAGCTGTCGTTGATGAAAAAGCATTAATTAATGCGCTAGAACAAAAAGAAATTGCAGGTGCTGGACTTGATGTTTTTGAAACAGAGCCACTGTCGCTGTCATCACCTTTATTGAGCATGAAAAATGTGGTTGCCGTTCCACATATTGGATCTGCGACAAAAGAAACTCGCTACGCAATGGCCGAATGTGCGGTAGATAATCTGATTGCGGCACTGAGTGATAACGTAAAAGAAAACTGCGTTAATTTCTAA
- a CDS encoding nitrous oxide-stimulated promoter family protein encodes MSGKRISREKQTIQKMVSLYAKSHPETDSDYYQKLIDYAYNRLDKCRYGEDKPACKQCPIHCYQPIKRETMKQIMRWAGPRMLIYHPILAIRHLIDDKKPVPPLPEKKRTIRSTEK; translated from the coding sequence ATGTCAGGAAAAAGAATTTCTCGTGAGAAACAAACCATTCAAAAAATGGTTTCTCTTTATGCAAAATCACACCCTGAAACCGACTCAGATTATTATCAAAAATTAATCGATTACGCCTACAACAGATTAGATAAATGTCGCTATGGTGAAGACAAACCCGCCTGTAAGCAGTGTCCTATCCATTGTTACCAACCTATAAAAAGAGAAACCATGAAACAAATCATGCGTTGGGCTGGTCCACGGATGCTGATTTATCATCCAATTTTGGCAATACGTCATCTTATTGATGATAAAAAACCGGTACCTCCGCTTCCTGAAAAAAAGCGTACTATTCGTTCAACTGAAAAATAA
- a CDS encoding YecH family metal-binding protein has protein sequence MSSIHGHEVLQMILSSDTAFTKASLIDAIHQQFGNDSRFHTCSAENMTATELVDFLEKKGKFIPAEGGFTTSENKICRH, from the coding sequence ATGTCATCGATCCACGGTCATGAAGTTTTACAAATGATCCTTTCTTCAGATACCGCTTTTACCAAAGCGTCACTTATTGATGCTATTCATCAGCAATTTGGCAATGACTCTCGATTTCATACTTGTTCAGCTGAAAATATGACAGCAACTGAATTAGTTGATTTCTTAGAAAAAAAAGGGAAATTTATTCCTGCTGAAGGTGGTTTTACGACAAGTGAAAATAAAATTTGTCGCCATTGA
- a CDS encoding GNAT family N-acetyltransferase — MNLETPRLHLREWRESDKAPFFYEVNSSSEVMRYFPCTLSQLESDKMVETIREKFIQQNGWGMWAVELKEIQEFIGFVGLNIPAASLPFSPCVEIGWRIGQKHWRKGYTYEAALAVFKFAFETMKLDEVVAFTAVPNLPSQGVMQKLGMHQFDNFFHPALDKTHPLAEHVLYRLNKSDFIFQLNE; from the coding sequence ATGAATTTAGAGACTCCTAGACTACACTTACGAGAATGGCGTGAAAGTGATAAAGCGCCATTTTTTTATGAAGTTAACTCCTCATCTGAAGTGATGCGTTACTTTCCTTGCACTTTATCTCAATTAGAAAGCGATAAAATGGTTGAGACTATCCGTGAAAAATTTATTCAGCAAAATGGATGGGGAATGTGGGCGGTTGAATTAAAAGAAATCCAAGAATTTATTGGCTTTGTTGGGTTAAATATTCCAGCTGCCTCTTTACCTTTTAGTCCTTGTGTAGAAATTGGCTGGCGTATAGGACAAAAGCATTGGCGTAAGGGATATACTTATGAGGCCGCTTTAGCTGTATTTAAATTTGCTTTTGAAACGATGAAACTAGATGAAGTTGTTGCTTTTACTGCTGTTCCAAACCTTCCGTCTCAAGGTGTGATGCAAAAATTAGGTATGCATCAATTTGATAACTTCTTTCATCCCGCATTAGATAAAACTCACCCTTTAGCGGAACATGTTTTATATCGATTGAATAAATCTGACTTTATTTTTCAGTTGAACGAATAG
- the galE gene encoding UDP-glucose 4-epimerase GalE produces MEILVTGGMGYIGSHTCVQMIEAGMTPIILDNLSNANEEVLNRVEALTGKRPLFYNGDIRNDQLLASIFAKHTIQSVIHFAGLKAVGESVQKPIEYYDNNVNGTLVLVRCMRDAGVKSIIFSSSATVYGDPQSVPINEDSPVGGTTNPYGTSKYMVERILSDLYVADESWSISLLRYFNPVGAHPSGTMGEDPKGIPNNLTPYISQVAIGRREHVAVFGNDYPTKDGTGVRDYIHVMDLADGHIAALNALGKKAGLHIYNLGTGNGTSVIEMIEAFRKASGKPIPYQLQARRPGDIAECWSSPAKAERDLHWKAIRSIDDMAADAWRWQSQNPNGYLK; encoded by the coding sequence GTGGAAATATTAGTGACAGGTGGCATGGGATATATTGGTAGTCATACTTGCGTTCAAATGATTGAAGCTGGTATGACCCCAATTATTTTAGATAACCTTAGCAATGCGAATGAAGAAGTGCTTAACCGCGTTGAAGCATTAACCGGTAAACGCCCACTGTTCTACAATGGTGATATTCGTAATGATCAATTATTAGCATCAATTTTTGCTAAACATACAATTCAATCTGTTATTCATTTTGCGGGATTGAAAGCAGTAGGTGAATCTGTTCAAAAGCCGATTGAATATTATGACAACAATGTTAATGGCACATTGGTGTTAGTGCGCTGTATGCGAGATGCTGGTGTTAAAAGTATTATTTTTAGCTCATCAGCAACGGTTTATGGAGATCCTCAATCTGTACCTATTAATGAAGATTCACCTGTTGGTGGTACAACCAATCCATATGGCACCAGTAAATATATGGTTGAGCGTATTTTATCTGATTTATATGTTGCTGATGAGAGCTGGTCTATCAGTTTACTGCGCTACTTTAATCCTGTTGGTGCCCATCCATCAGGCACGATGGGAGAAGATCCTAAAGGTATTCCAAACAATTTAACGCCATATATTTCTCAAGTCGCTATTGGTCGTCGTGAACACGTTGCTGTGTTTGGTAATGACTACCCAACAAAAGACGGCACAGGCGTTCGTGATTACATTCATGTTATGGATCTGGCGGATGGCCATATCGCTGCGTTAAATGCATTAGGTAAAAAAGCGGGTCTTCATATTTATAATTTAGGAACGGGCAACGGCACGAGCGTGATAGAAATGATTGAAGCATTTCGTAAAGCCAGTGGTAAACCGATCCCTTATCAACTACAAGCTCGCCGCCCTGGTGATATCGCTGAATGTTGGTCAAGCCCCGCAAAAGCAGAGAGAGATTTGCATTGGAAAGCCATTCGTTCAATTGATGATATGGCTGCTGATGCTTGGCGTTGGCAGTCACAAAACCCAAATGGTTATCTGAAATAA
- a CDS encoding DinI-like family protein, with the protein MRVEILFNKQSKITDSLFPLLEHELRKKIIPEYPDMQFRIAFSSMNSIQVTGIKDETKHEHIMELIQSVWEDDSWLQTDDD; encoded by the coding sequence ATGCGTGTGGAAATTTTATTTAATAAACAATCTAAGATAACCGACTCATTATTTCCGCTTTTAGAACACGAACTAAGAAAAAAGATTATTCCAGAATACCCAGATATGCAGTTTCGTATCGCTTTTAGTAGCATGAACTCAATTCAAGTTACAGGCATAAAAGATGAAACTAAGCACGAACATATTATGGAACTTATTCAAAGTGTTTGGGAAGATGATTCTTGGTTACAAACAGATGATGATTAA
- the galK gene encoding galactokinase produces the protein MQALINNVTRSFTSIFGYAPTHFIQAPGRVNLIGEHTDYNDGFVLPCAINYQMVVAAAKREDNIIRVIAVDYQNEVDEFSLDNTIEFLPNKMWANYVRGVIHFLQKDNYSFHGMDIAISGNVPQGAGLSSSAALEVAIGQTLKTLYQLPISQKEIALNGQKAENQFVGCNCGIMDQLISACGEENHALLIDCRSLETSAVTMPENMVVMIINTNKKRGLVDSEYNTRRQQCEEVAHILNVTALRDATLEDLLAKKAVMSDVVYRRARHVITENSRTLDAAEALRRGDLTTLSQLMMQSHHSMRDDFEITVKEVDSLVEIVKSVIGDRGGVRMTGGGFGGCVVALVTPDLVDKVVDSVKAQYEALTGLKETIYVCSASQGAGYSEAK, from the coding sequence ATGCAGGCACTTATTAATAATGTGACTCGTTCATTTACATCTATTTTTGGTTATGCGCCTACACATTTTATTCAAGCGCCAGGAAGAGTAAATCTTATTGGTGAACACACTGATTATAATGATGGTTTTGTTTTACCTTGTGCTATTAATTATCAAATGGTCGTCGCCGCAGCAAAACGAGAAGATAACATTATTCGAGTGATTGCAGTTGATTACCAAAATGAGGTTGATGAATTTAGCCTCGATAACACCATTGAATTTTTACCTAATAAAATGTGGGCGAATTATGTTCGGGGTGTTATTCATTTTCTACAAAAAGACAATTATTCTTTTCATGGTATGGATATCGCAATATCAGGAAATGTCCCTCAAGGCGCGGGATTAAGCTCCTCCGCTGCGTTAGAAGTGGCTATTGGTCAAACGCTTAAAACACTTTATCAATTACCTATTAGCCAAAAAGAGATTGCATTAAATGGCCAAAAAGCAGAAAACCAATTTGTTGGCTGTAACTGTGGCATTATGGATCAGCTTATTTCGGCTTGTGGTGAAGAAAATCATGCACTATTAATCGATTGTCGTTCACTAGAAACGTCAGCCGTAACGATGCCCGAAAATATGGTTGTGATGATTATCAATACCAATAAAAAGCGTGGCTTAGTTGATAGCGAATACAATACCCGTCGCCAACAGTGTGAAGAGGTTGCTCATATTTTAAATGTGACTGCATTAAGAGATGCCACATTAGAGGATCTACTCGCTAAAAAAGCAGTAATGAGTGATGTGGTTTATCGTCGGGCACGCCATGTTATTACTGAAAATAGTCGTACATTAGATGCTGCAGAAGCTTTACGTCGTGGTGATTTAACCACATTGAGTCAATTAATGATGCAATCACATCACTCAATGCGTGATGATTTTGAAATCACAGTCAAAGAGGTTGACTCATTGGTTGAAATCGTGAAATCGGTGATCGGTGATCGTGGTGGTGTGAGAATGACTGGTGGTGGATTTGGCGGTTGTGTCGTAGCATTAGTGACACCAGATTTAGTGGATAAGGTCGTTGACTCTGTTAAAGCGCAATATGAAGCCTTAACAGGGTTGAAAGAAACTATTTATGTCTGCTCTGCAAGCCAAGGGGCGGGCTATTCGGAGGCAAAATAA